One Glycine max cultivar Williams 82 chromosome 4, Glycine_max_v4.0, whole genome shotgun sequence DNA segment encodes these proteins:
- the LOC100785454 gene encoding polyadenylate-binding protein RBP47C isoform X1: MQPTSNGSDSKATEQRTPPPQPVAVPPQWMPMQYPAAAMVMQHHMMPPQHYAPPQPYMAYHQYQQQVPQAHHLGSSAENKTVWVGDLHHWMDENYLHRCFASTGEISSIKVIRNKQTGLSEGYGFVEFYSHGTADKVLQNYAGILMPNTEQPFRLNWATFSTGDKRSDNVPDLSIFVGDLAADVTDSMLHETFTNRYPSVKAAKVVFDANTGRSKGYGFVRFGDDNERSQAMTEMNGVYCSSRPMRIGAATPRKTSGYQQGSQSNGTSSQSEADSTNTTIFVGGLDPNVTAEDLKQPFSQYGEIVSVKIPVGKGCGFVQFANRNNAEEALQKLNGTTIGKQMVRLSWGRSPANKQQFRADFGNAWSGAYYGGPVYDGYGYALPPPYDPSIYAAAAYGAYPIYGGYQQQVS; the protein is encoded by the exons ATGCAACCAACATCGAACGGCTCTGACTCGAAAGCGACGGAGCAGCGGACGCCGCCGCCTCAGCCAGTGGCCGTGCCGCCGCAGTGGATGCCGATGCAATACCCGGCGGCGGCGATGGTAATGCAGCACCACATGATGCCGCCTCAGCATTACGCGCCGCCGCAGCCCTACATGGCCTACCACCAGTACCAGCAGCAGGTGCCGCAAGCGCACCACCTGGGATCCAGCGCCGAGAACAAGACCGTTTGGGTCGGCGATTTGCATCACTGGATGGACGAAAATTATCTCCACCGCTGTTTTGCTTCCACCGGCGAG ATTTCCTCCATTAAGGTTATTCGCAATAAGCAGACTGGTCTATCAGAGGGTTATGGATTTGTGGAATTCTATTCACATGGCACAGCTGATAAAGTTTTGCAGAATTATGCTGGGATATTGATGCCTAACACCGAGCAACCGTTCCGCCTGAACTGGGCAACATTTAGCACAGGAGACAAGCGTTCAGATAATGTTCCTGATCTTTCTATTTTTGTAGGAGATTTAGCTGCAGATGTTACAGATAGCATGTTGCATGAAACTTTTACTAATAGATACCCATCTGTTAAAGCTGCAAAAGTTGTTTTTGATGCCAATACTGGCCGTTCAAAGGGTTATGGTTTCGTCAGGTTTGGAGACGATAATGAGAGGTCTCAGGCTATGACTGAAATGAATGGTGTTTACTGTTCTAGCAGACCTATGCGTATTGGTGCTGCAACTCCTAGGAAAACGTCTGGCTATCAACAAG GAAGTCAGTCAAATGGCACATCCAGCCAATCTGAAGCTGATTCTACAAACACAACT ATATTTGTTGGAGGACTTGACCCTAATGTTACAGCTGAAGATCTTAAGCAACCATTCTCCCAGTATGGTGAGATAGTCTCTGTCAAAATACCTGTTGGAAAAGGATGTGGTTTTGTACAATTTGCAAACAG aaataatgcTGAAGAGGCATTGCAGAAGCTAAATGGGACAACGATTGGCAAGCAAATGGTTCGTCTTTCATGGGGCCGCAGTCCAGCAAATAAGCAG CAGTTTAGAGCAGATTTTGGCAATGCTTGGAGTGGGGCGTATTATGGAGGGCCTGTTTATGATGGTTATGGATATGCTTTGCCACCACCTTATGACCCAAGCATATATGCTGCTGCTGCTTATGGGGCTTACCCTATTTATGGAGGATACCAACAGCAAGTAAGCTGA
- the LOC100785454 gene encoding polyadenylate-binding protein RBP47C isoform X2 — MQPTSNGSDSKATEQRTPPPQPVAVPPQWMPMQYPAAAMVMQHHMMPPQHYAPPQPYMAYHQYQQQVPQAHHLGSSAENKTVWVGDLHHWMDENYLHRCFASTGEISSIKVIRNKQTGLSEGYGFVEFYSHGTADKVLQNYAGILMPNTEQPFRLNWATFSTGDKRSDNVPDLSIFVGDLAADVTDSMLHETFTNRYPSVKAAKVVFDANTGRSKGYGFVRFGDDNERSQAMTEMNGVYCSSRPMRIGAATPRKTSGYQQGSQSNGTSSQSEADSTNTTIFVGGLDPNVTAEDLKQPFSQYGEIVSVKIPVGKGCGFVQFANRNNAEEALQKLNGTTIGKQMVRLSWGRSPANKQFRADFGNAWSGAYYGGPVYDGYGYALPPPYDPSIYAAAAYGAYPIYGGYQQQVS; from the exons ATGCAACCAACATCGAACGGCTCTGACTCGAAAGCGACGGAGCAGCGGACGCCGCCGCCTCAGCCAGTGGCCGTGCCGCCGCAGTGGATGCCGATGCAATACCCGGCGGCGGCGATGGTAATGCAGCACCACATGATGCCGCCTCAGCATTACGCGCCGCCGCAGCCCTACATGGCCTACCACCAGTACCAGCAGCAGGTGCCGCAAGCGCACCACCTGGGATCCAGCGCCGAGAACAAGACCGTTTGGGTCGGCGATTTGCATCACTGGATGGACGAAAATTATCTCCACCGCTGTTTTGCTTCCACCGGCGAG ATTTCCTCCATTAAGGTTATTCGCAATAAGCAGACTGGTCTATCAGAGGGTTATGGATTTGTGGAATTCTATTCACATGGCACAGCTGATAAAGTTTTGCAGAATTATGCTGGGATATTGATGCCTAACACCGAGCAACCGTTCCGCCTGAACTGGGCAACATTTAGCACAGGAGACAAGCGTTCAGATAATGTTCCTGATCTTTCTATTTTTGTAGGAGATTTAGCTGCAGATGTTACAGATAGCATGTTGCATGAAACTTTTACTAATAGATACCCATCTGTTAAAGCTGCAAAAGTTGTTTTTGATGCCAATACTGGCCGTTCAAAGGGTTATGGTTTCGTCAGGTTTGGAGACGATAATGAGAGGTCTCAGGCTATGACTGAAATGAATGGTGTTTACTGTTCTAGCAGACCTATGCGTATTGGTGCTGCAACTCCTAGGAAAACGTCTGGCTATCAACAAG GAAGTCAGTCAAATGGCACATCCAGCCAATCTGAAGCTGATTCTACAAACACAACT ATATTTGTTGGAGGACTTGACCCTAATGTTACAGCTGAAGATCTTAAGCAACCATTCTCCCAGTATGGTGAGATAGTCTCTGTCAAAATACCTGTTGGAAAAGGATGTGGTTTTGTACAATTTGCAAACAG aaataatgcTGAAGAGGCATTGCAGAAGCTAAATGGGACAACGATTGGCAAGCAAATGGTTCGTCTTTCATGGGGCCGCAGTCCAGCAAATAAGCAG TTTAGAGCAGATTTTGGCAATGCTTGGAGTGGGGCGTATTATGGAGGGCCTGTTTATGATGGTTATGGATATGCTTTGCCACCACCTTATGACCCAAGCATATATGCTGCTGCTGCTTATGGGGCTTACCCTATTTATGGAGGATACCAACAGCAAGTAAGCTGA
- the LOC113001475 gene encoding LOW QUALITY PROTEIN: precursor of CEP1 (The sequence of the model RefSeq protein was modified relative to this genomic sequence to represent the inferred CDS: deleted 2 bases in 1 codon), translating into MANSKLGFMVSAIFLSLMIFHGTFSAQGRPLKLDIKEQVTTHKNIIEEIAKVAEYTATWHRHTLEFEASTAPETRNPQYDMVTNDFQPTDPGHSPGAGHSSPHANIVSISKP; encoded by the exons ATGGCCAATTCGAAGCTTGGGTTCATGGTCAGtgctatttttctttccttaatgATTTTTCATGGAACCTTTTCAGCTCAGGGAAGGCCACTGAAATTGGACATAAAGGAGCAA GTCACAACCCACAAAAACATTATCGAAGAAATAGCTAAAGTGGCAGAATATACTGCCACGTGGCATCGTCACACCTTAGAATTCGAAGCTTCGACAGCACCTGAAACCAGGAATCCACAATATGACATGGTTACAAACGATTTCCAACCAACGGATCCAGGGCACAGTCCCGGTGCCGGCCATTCCTCCCCACACGCTAACATAGTTTCAATTTCAAAGCCATAA
- the LOC100808615 gene encoding uncharacterized protein has protein sequence METKESPDIKSFKKFPLTLRLVVLVVVVLCGIYICTICLEQKGVHTSAKLFDITVFKQPCFNHSGVEEWELSYLHYPEPKIYSREECACNPVLFFCIVSMQRSGSGWFETFLNSHINVSSNGEIFSVGKRRANVSSILETMDRVYNLDWFSSASKNECTAAVGFKWMLNQGLVEHHEEIVEYFERRRVSVIFLFRRNLLRRMISVLANSYDKDAKPLNGTHKSHVHSAVEANILAKYRPRLNITLLIPELNQTKETAAKAIAYFKNTRHIVLYYEDLVNNRTKLKDVQEFLRVPYRDLESRQVKIHTAALSKQIENWNEVQEALTGTPYQRFLFKD, from the exons ATGGAAACCAAA GAATCTCCGGATATAAAATCTTTCAAGAAATTCCCATTAACATTGAGGTTGGTGGTTTTAGTTGTGGTCGTGCTTTGTGGAATATACATTTGCACAATTTGTTTAGAACAAAAAGGGGTACACACAAGTGCCAAGTTGTTTGACATCACTGTCTTCAAGCAGCCATGTTTTAATCATTCTGGTGTGGAAGAATGGGAACTGTCTTACTTGCATTATCCAGAACCCAAAATCTATAGTAG AGAAGAGTGTGCTTGCAATCCTGTTCTGTTTTTCTGCATTGTGTCAATGCAAAGATCTGGGAGCGGTTGGTTTGAGACATTTTTGAACAGTCATATTAATGTAAGCTCTAATGGAGAAATATTTTCAGTTGGGAAAAGAAGGGCCAACGTTTCTTCGATTTTAGAGACAATGGATAGAGTGTATAATCTTGATTGGTTTTCTAGTGCTTCCAAGAATGAGTGCACTGCAGCTGTTGGCTTCAAGTGGATGCTTAATCAG GGTTTGGTGGAGCATCATGAGGAAATTGTAGAATACTTTGAACGAAGACGAGTTTCTGTGATATTCCTATTCAGAAGAAACTTGCTCCGTAGAATGATTTCAGTGCTAGCGAATTCCTATGACAAAGATGCCAAGCCACTGAATGGAACTCATAAGTCTCACGTGCACTCTGCAGTGGAG GCTAACATTCTTGCCAAGTATAGACCACGACTCAACATCACATTATTGATACCAGAGCTAAATCAAACGAAGGAGACAGCTGCAAAAGCCATTGCATACTTTAAGAACACTCGCCACATTGTTCTCTATTACGAGGATCTTGTCAACAATCGCACT AAACTAAAGGATGTTCAAGAATTTCTTAGGGTGCCATACAGAGATCTAGAGAGCCGTCAAGTAAAGATACATACTGCCGCATTATCGAAGCAGATTGAAAACTGGAATGAGGTCCAGGAAGCGCTCACAGGGACGCCATACCAAAGGTTTCTCTTCAAAGACTAA
- the LOC100809159 gene encoding patatin-like protein 2, protein MERTLSSLLQIQPPTYGNLVTILSIDGGGIRGIIPATILAFLEAQLQELDGEDARLADYFDVIAGTSTGGIVTAMLTAPNDNQRPLFAAKDIKPFYLEHCPKIFPQHSGLWGSVGKLLRSLGGPKYNGKYLQEVVREKVGETRLHETLTNIVIPTFDIKTLQPIIFSSYQIKRSPCLDARLSDICISTSAAPTYLPAYHFNNKDSEGNMHQFNLIDGDEREFGKT, encoded by the exons ATGGAGAGAACATTGTCATCCCTTCTACAGATTCAGCCTCCAACCTATGGAAACTTAGTCACTATTCTCAGCATCGACGGAGGTGGTATCAGGGGCATTATCCCCGCAACTATTCTTGCTTTCCTTGAAGCGCAACTTCAG GAGTTGGACGGTGAGGATGCAAGGCTTGCAGACTATTTTGATGTGATTGCAGGAACAAGCACAGGAGGTATTGTAACAGCTATGTTAACTGCTCCAAATGATAATCAGCGTCCTCTATTTGCTGCCAAGGATATCAAGCCCTTTTACTTGGAACATTGCCCAAAGATTTTCCCACAACACAG TGGCTTGTGGGGATCGGTAGGAAAGTTGTTGAGATCATTGGGAGGACCGAAATACAATGGAAAATACCTTCAAGAAGTGGTGAGAGAGAAAGTAGGGGAGACACGTTTGCATGAAACGCTGACCAATATAGTGATTCCCACCTTTGACATCAAGACATTGCAACCAATCATTTTCTCCTCTTACCAAATAAAGAGGTCTCCTTGCTTGGATGCTCGACTCTCCGACATATGCATCAGCACTTCTGCCGCACCTACTTATCTTCCAGCCTACCACTTCAACAACAAAGATTCAGAAGGGAACATGCACCAATTCAACCTTATTGACGGTGACGAAAGAGAATTTGGAAAAACTTAG
- the LOC100790245 gene encoding probable carboxylesterase 2: protein MEAPSNLEISVDVPPYLRVHKDGTQVVPAGLDSDTDVVSKDILIVPETGVTARLYRPNSTPKTAKLPLLLYFHGGAFCISSASDPLYHTSLNNLVAEANVVALSVNYRLAPEHPLPTAYQDSWSAIQWAASNAKHHQEDWIRDNVDFDRVFLAGDSAGANMGHYTALKLNNNVPTNDDFDFKVAGLIMVNPYFWGKEAIGVEITDPERKKMVDKWWSFVCPSDKGNDDPLINPFVEEAPGIEGVAGDRVLVTVAEKDILRERGELYHKRLSNCGWKGIAEFYETPGEDHVFHIFNPDCDKAKSLIKRIADFINEH, encoded by the coding sequence ATGGAGGCTCCAAGCAACTTGGAAATCTCGGTGGATGTTCCTCCTTACCTTCGAGTGCACAAAGACGGCACCCAAGTTGTTCCCGCGGGCCTCGATTCCGACACCGATGTTGTTTCCAAAGACATCCTTATCGTCCCCGAAACCGGCGTCACAGCCAGGCTCTACCGTCCAAATTCCACCCCCAAAACCGCCAAGCTCCCTTTACTTCTTTACTTCCACGGCGGCGCCTTCTGCATCTCCTCCGCCTCCGACCCTCTTTACCACACCTCCCTCAACAACCTCGTCGCCGAGGCCAACGTTGTCGCTCTCTCCGTCAATTACAGGCTCGCACCAGAGCACCCTCTTCCCACCGCGTACCAAGATTCCTGGTCCGCGATACAATGGGCCGCTTCTAATGCTAAACACCATCAAGAAGATTGGATCAGGGACAACGTTGATTTTGACAGAGTCTTCCTAGCAGGGGACAGCGCAGGTGCCAACATGGGACACTACACGGCCTTGAAGTTGAATAATAATGTTCCAACAAATGATGATTTCGATTTCAAGGTTGCGGGTCTCATCATGGTGAACCCTTATTTCTGGGGAAAGGAAGCAATTGGAGTGGAGATTACGGATCCGGAGAGGAAGAAGATGGTGGATAAGTGGTGGAGTTTTGTTTGTCCTTCGGATAAAGGGAACGATGACCCTTTGATTAACCCTTTTGTGGAGGAGGCTCCGGGTATTGAAGGGGTTGCTGGCGATAGGGTTCTTGTTACTGTTGCGGAGAAAGACATACTGAGGGAAAGGGGGGAGCTTTATCACAAAAGGTTGAGCAACTGCGGCTGGAAAGGAATTGCTGAGTTCTACGAGACTCCAGGGGAGGATCATGTGTTTCACATCTTCAACCCTGATTGCGACAAAGCCAAGAGTTTGATTAAACGCATCGCTGATTTCATTAATGAACACTGA
- the LOC100527504 gene encoding uncharacterized protein LOC100527504 (The RefSeq protein has 1 substitution compared to this genomic sequence) yields the protein MGVFYHEEPPNHPKRCKYLVATLKEVFSRCQTFAARLSTSSFEDECPVSDFDEKQELFISAVISRNMEKQKHKPSVLRHSFSWVYSPATKELYFIQAVAPEEKVVKGDEESGEGEEFLSVKSCFSRCSSSPSGEAFYSVKTNLSRCSSLNELDLSKYWRRSVIQEFCHCQGWPFGLCRRAVLLPPLPMSPSESWLSRKMQPTIKKP from the exons ATGGGTGTGTTCTACCATGAAGAGCCACCAAACCATCCCAAGAGATGCAAATACCTTGTGGCAACTCTTAAGGAAGTATTTTCCCGTTGCCAAACGTTTGCAGCACGGCTTTCAACTTCAAGTTTTGAGGATGAGTGCCCAGTGAGCGATTTTGACGAGAAACAAGAA TTGTTTATCTCAGCAGTGATAAGCCGAAACATGGAGAAACAAAAGCACAAGCCAAGTGTCTTGAGACACAGCTTTTCCTGGGTATATTCTCCTGCAACGAAAGAACTTTATTTCACTCAGGCAGTGGCACCAGAAGAAAAGGTGGTGAAGGGTGATGAAGAAAGTGGTGAAGGAGAAGAGTTTTTGTCAGTTAAAAGTTGTTTCTCACGCTGTTCAAGTTCGCCAAGTGGGGAAGCATTCTATTCTGTGAAGACAAACCTTTCACGGTGTTCAAGCTTGAACGAACTTGACTTGTCTAAATATTGGAGGCGCTCAGTGATTCAGGAGTTTTGTCATTGCCAGGGATGGCCTTTTGGTCTCTGCCGCAGAGCTGTGTTGCTTCCACCACTGCCCATGTCACCTTCTGAGTCATGGTTGTCGCGTAAAATGCAACCAACTATTAAGAAACCATGA
- the LOC100793928 gene encoding uncharacterized protein, giving the protein MARGKWVCSYKKTTLLVCFFNIAVALYALHSLYSSLYIYSGNVSRNVALYSPDQIRKMELSIQIRGEFKPVELIKWVKALEGEFSSETVAVELPRHLKQNIIDEILQRLRSLNFSRTDIAKEREVVESWRKEKLEEVKSALVKGTSNSTIPHEEAGMLVRALESNWAVLCEEIGLWIPAQVSNEEHDDKPEGAEEFEDEILPGRPVSPECHAELHTDYDGAAVRWGLTFHKDSAADCCQACLDHAKHAKEGEKKCNIWVYCPSEFGCHSPDIYQHKHQECWLKYAEKPRLNFKDKYPESYRNSHPSAPVIVPWVSGVISS; this is encoded by the exons ATGGCGAGAGGGAAGTGGGTTTGTTCCTACAAGAAAACCACTCTCTTAGTTTGCTTCTTCAACATTGCCGTTGCTCTCTACGCTCTTCACTCTCTCTATTCTTCTCTTTATATCTACTCCGGTAACGTTTCCCGCAACG TTGCGTTGTATAGCCCAGATCAGATTCGGAAAATGGAACTGTCAATCCAAATCCGCGGGGAATTTAAACCTGTGGAGTTAATTAAGTGG GTGAAGGCTTTAGAAGGGGAATTTTCGAGTGAAACTGTGGCAGTTGAGTTGCCCCGGCATTTGAAACAGAACATAATTGATGAGATCTTGCAGAGACTAAGGAGCTTGAATTTCAGTAGAACAGATATTGCTAAGGAACGAG AAGTAGTTGAGAGTTGGCGCAAAGAAAAACTGGAAGAGGTCAAGTCGGCTCTTGTGAAGGGGACTTCCAATTCAACCATTCCCCATGAAGAAGCTG GTATGCTAGTAAGAGCTTTGGAGTCTAATTGGGCTGTGCTCTGTGAAGAGATTGGACTCTGGATACCTGCTCAAGTTTCAAATGAAGAACATGACGACAAACCTGAGGGTGCAGAGGAGTTTG AGGACGAGATCCTTCCTGGCAGACCTGTTTCACCCGAGTGCCATGCTGAACTGCACACAGATTATGATGGTGCTGCAGTAAGATGGGGTCTTACCTTCCACAAAGATAGTGCGGCTGATTGCTGTCAGGCTTGTTTGGATCATGCGAAACATGCCAAAGAAGGGGAAAAGAAATGCAATATATGGGTTTATTGCCCATCTGAGTTTGGGTGTCATTCTCCAGATATCTACCAGCACAAACATCAGGAATGTTGGCTGAAATAT GCTGAGAAACCTCGATTAAATTTTAAGGATAAGTATCCTGAATCATATCGAAATTCACATCCTTCTGCACCAGTGATCGTTCCGTGGGTCTCTGGAGTTATTAGTTCATGA